CCTTGAAGGTTGTGGCGGCACCGGGCCACACTAGCGATTCTGTGTGCTTCTACGTGTACCCGGGTTGCTTCTACGTGTACCCGGGTGATGTAGAGCAGGGCGCGGACCGGGAGTCTGGCCTGGAGGGCATCATCACCGGCGACACCATTGCCGGCCGCCACACCACCATGATCTCCGAGACCGACGGTGACTTGGGCGCGTACATGGAGACGCTGGCCAAGCTGGAGGAAGACGGCAAGGACATCACGCTGCTTCCGGGGCACGGCCCGGAGGGCGAGGACCTTTCTGCGTTTGCCCGCAAGTACATCGACCGCCGCAACCAGCGCCTGGACCAGATCCGTGAGGCGCTGAAGGTGCACGGGGACGACGTGGACATCAACACGCTGGTCGATGCGATCTACGACGATGTCGATCCCGTCCTCCGCGGCGCCGCCGAGCAGTCCACCCGCGTGGCGCTGCGCTACCTGCGGAACCAGTAGGTAGGGGCGCGGCCGGGCGCGGCCGGTCGGGTCGGTCGGGTCGGTCGGTTTTCGGCCGTGGTCAGCCCCTTTGTGGCCAGCCGGTTTTCGGCCGTGGCCGGCGACCGATTCGCCTGGGATCGCCCGAATCCGGCCCGTTCAACCCATTATGCGCTATTTCGAGCAGCTAATAGCGCACAACGGCACCCGAAAGCCCCAAAACTGGCCGGTTTCGACACGTTGTGCGCTATCACAGAAAGCTAATAGCGCACAACGGCACCCGAAAGCCCCAAAACCGGCCCGTTTCGACACGTTATGCGCTATCACCGAAAACTAATAGCGCACAACGTGCTAATAGCGCATAACGTGGCGGCTCAAGCCATCCCGCGCGAGCCAACTAC
Above is a genomic segment from Corynebacterium sp. CNCTC7651 containing:
- a CDS encoding MBL fold metallo-hydrolase, encoding MKHPAYSQLRPVTASAAVVLAPNPSYAALEGTNSWVIRGPEDAVSIVVDPGPEDEGHLNVLSSKADKVGLILLTHRHHDHADGAERFRQLTGAPVRAFDPQYCIGGEPLVDGEIISLEGVTPTLKVVAAPGHTSDSVCFYVYPGCFYVYPGDVEQGADRESGLEGIITGDTIAGRHTTMISETDGDLGAYMETLAKLEEDGKDITLLPGHGPEGEDLSAFARKYIDRRNQRLDQIREALKVHGDDVDINTLVDAIYDDVDPVLRGAAEQSTRVALRYLRNQ